The following proteins are encoded in a genomic region of [Eubacterium] hominis:
- a CDS encoding GHKL domain-containing protein, with amino-acid sequence MNRSVFMIIILFIDMVVIGHAISSYYETRRKIPDTQLGYCLIASFAFVILRKYIWFDTTLFIGLLYLILFLFFYRISWKEALYYTLILSVSRNLVYLCITCIPVSIYFQILIIEGIYLLLILWEISYLTTLHISKIIIIILTTIYALSSYMIFDYPSIVLTVLLSCLYASILYLIKYLNQLHLDSLKLQTIEQTISIQQQYMDKQKQEMNNFHKQKHDLLARLEILYLLEKNQEYEALHQQLMDMSNQISSIRLEEYTTIIAIDSVLSYYHYNYPQIDITYDCDHFLKLSISDYDISTLCINILKNAVEASFPIDHPKIHLMMKQRYQKLYISCENDYQPGYKKQGHDGWGLSIIEDITQRNHGKYQIHKTSNRFQIEFFFPIGE; translated from the coding sequence ATGAATCGATCTGTATTTATGATTATCATACTATTTATTGATATGGTGGTCATTGGACATGCAATCTCTTCTTATTATGAAACAAGACGTAAAATACCAGATACGCAACTGGGATATTGTCTGATTGCAAGCTTTGCCTTTGTGATATTAAGAAAATATATATGGTTTGACACAACTCTTTTCATTGGATTATTATATTTGATACTATTCTTGTTTTTCTATAGAATATCATGGAAAGAAGCCTTATATTATACCTTAATACTATCTGTTTCAAGGAATCTTGTATACCTTTGTATTACCTGTATTCCAGTATCCATATATTTTCAGATTCTAATAATAGAAGGTATTTATCTGTTACTTATTTTATGGGAGATTTCATATCTTACGACATTACACATTTCAAAAATCATTATCATCATATTAACGACAATATACGCACTTAGTTCCTATATGATTTTTGATTATCCATCCATTGTATTAACTGTTTTATTAAGTTGTTTATACGCGTCGATTTTGTATCTTATAAAATATCTGAACCAGTTACACCTAGATTCTTTAAAGCTTCAAACAATTGAACAAACAATTTCAATCCAGCAACAATATATGGATAAACAAAAACAGGAAATGAATAATTTCCATAAGCAGAAACATGATTTACTAGCAAGGCTGGAAATATTATATCTATTAGAAAAAAATCAGGAATATGAAGCATTACACCAACAGCTTATGGATATGAGTAATCAAATATCATCTATACGTTTAGAAGAATATACTACCATAATTGCGATTGACAGTGTACTATCTTATTATCATTATAATTATCCACAAATAGACATCACCTATGATTGTGATCATTTTTTAAAACTTTCTATTTCTGATTATGATATATCCACGCTTTGTATTAATATCTTAAAAAATGCAGTAGAGGCTTCCTTTCCAATTGATCATCCCAAAATACATCTTATGATGAAACAACGATATCAAAAATTATATATCAGTTGTGAAAATGACTATCAACCTGGTTATAAAAAACAGGGACATGATGGTTGGGGATTATCTATTATAGAAGATATCACACAGCGTAATCATGGGAAATATCAAATTCATAAAACTTCAAATCGATTCCAAATAGAATTTTTCTTCCCGATAGGCGAATAA
- a CDS encoding response regulator: MNFAIVDDEEKIRNWISITLKKHFPHDHFIMFSTGKAFLEKQEEFEGVFLDMDLIDEKGYEIAKNITSKNCYVCYVTSHEETAMLGYCPMAIGFVLKNQELEEHLVEYMYQIKQHHISLHLHTEDGYMDILLSHILYGEVNNKTFLIHLRNKRTMRIMNMTLSKFISLSDQFIKINQSQAIHKAYVKEVNNSTVRLECIEETLFISRNEKNNFLKEIYR, from the coding sequence ATGAATTTTGCAATTGTGGATGATGAAGAAAAAATACGTAATTGGATTAGTATCACCTTGAAAAAGCATTTCCCTCATGATCATTTTATAATGTTTTCCACAGGAAAAGCTTTTTTGGAAAAACAAGAAGAATTTGAAGGTGTATTCCTTGATATGGACCTTATAGATGAAAAAGGTTATGAAATAGCAAAGAACATCACGTCAAAAAATTGTTATGTCTGCTATGTAACCTCTCATGAAGAAACAGCTATGTTAGGATATTGTCCTATGGCGATTGGTTTTGTCTTAAAAAATCAAGAATTAGAAGAACACCTTGTGGAATATATGTATCAAATCAAGCAGCATCACATTAGTTTACACTTACATACAGAAGACGGATATATGGATATTTTGTTGTCACATATCCTTTATGGAGAAGTTAACAACAAAACGTTTCTCATTCATTTAAGAAATAAAAGAACCATGCGGATTATGAATATGACACTATCTAAATTTATTTCTCTAAGTGATCAATTTATCAAAATCAATCAATCCCAAGCCATACATAAAGCATATGTAAAAGAAGTGAATAATTCCACCGTTCGATTAGAATGTATAGAGGAAACCTTATTTATTTCAAGAAATGAAAAGAATAATTTTCTTAAGGAGATATATCGATGA
- a CDS encoding DUF2812 domain-containing protein — MMIKRKNKNYFDVEKEMQFLNEQLNQGYLLTSTSIHAYEFEETSLKGQYYIAYITDEKQKQELDEMADEITEIKNEDFHSVCRMVKQLKNSFYRTDQLKGKWCYYFIPYNFDYCIESDIKRKHEMYKQLFKLRLYILILFFITVLFSIYCSVTKNIPLLAGLYTPWNEIENTFAQGDYFWTYISVTVNIVTCILPLYIPFLCYQCMRLFKLMRY; from the coding sequence ATGATGATCAAACGAAAAAATAAAAATTATTTTGATGTGGAAAAAGAAATGCAATTTCTAAATGAACAACTAAATCAAGGCTATCTTCTAACAAGTACAAGCATCCATGCATATGAATTTGAAGAAACATCTTTGAAAGGTCAGTATTATATTGCTTATATTACGGATGAGAAACAAAAACAAGAGCTGGATGAAATGGCTGATGAAATCACAGAAATAAAGAATGAAGATTTTCATAGTGTCTGTCGTATGGTGAAACAATTAAAAAATTCTTTTTATCGCACAGATCAGCTAAAAGGGAAATGGTGTTACTATTTTATTCCCTATAACTTTGATTATTGTATTGAAAGTGATATCAAAAGAAAACATGAGATGTATAAGCAGTTGTTTAAACTGAGATTGTATATTTTGATTTTGTTTTTCATTACTGTTTTATTTTCAATATATTGTTCAGTGACGAAAAATATACCATTACTTGCAGGGCTTTATACACCATGGAATGAGATAGAAAATACATTTGCGCAAGGTGATTATTTTTGGACATATATCAGTGTAACTGTAAATATTGTCACGTGTATCTTACCTTTATATATTCCATTTCTATGTTATCAATGCATGCGTCTTTTTAAATTAATGAGATATTAG
- a CDS encoding Hpt domain-containing protein, translated as MKPEFNEIGIEYEELMGRFANNASMANRFLKAFLNDQTFIQLQQHYTNHDQEELMKDIHTLKGLSGNLSMMQLYHITNTWLCDLRSNNLQTSEQYYQQCLKEYTNITQGLKEIFSE; from the coding sequence ATGAAACCTGAATTTAATGAAATTGGAATTGAATATGAAGAATTAATGGGGCGCTTTGCGAATAATGCGTCCATGGCAAATCGTTTCTTAAAAGCTTTTTTGAATGATCAAACATTTATACAGTTACAACAGCATTACACTAATCATGATCAGGAAGAATTAATGAAAGATATACATACGTTAAAGGGGTTATCTGGTAATTTAAGTATGATGCAGCTTTATCATATCACGAATACATGGTTATGCGATTTACGCAGCAATAATCTTCAAACAAGTGAACAATATTATCAACAGTGCCTGAAAGAATATACAAACATTACGCAGGGATTAAAAGAAATATTCAGTGAATAG
- a CDS encoding C_GCAxxG_C_C family protein — MNHKIQAITNFEKGYNCAQAVACAYADDLGIDEELLFRLTEGFGGGFAHMGYMCGTLSGLTIVESYRKCRDMKHMPNGKLETYAHIQPIIQAFQKEIKAVNCKDILEKGDQTLINGKKKCCRSCVMMACDLLDHPWIEN, encoded by the coding sequence ATGAATCACAAAATACAGGCAATAACAAATTTTGAAAAGGGGTATAATTGTGCGCAGGCAGTTGCTTGTGCATATGCGGATGATTTAGGCATTGATGAAGAATTGTTATTTCGTTTAACGGAAGGCTTTGGTGGAGGTTTTGCACATATGGGGTATATGTGTGGAACATTAAGTGGATTAACGATAGTGGAAAGTTATCGAAAATGCAGAGATATGAAGCATATGCCAAATGGCAAGCTAGAAACATATGCTCATATTCAGCCGATTATTCAGGCATTTCAAAAGGAAATTAAAGCTGTGAATTGTAAAGATATTTTAGAGAAGGGTGATCAAACGTTGATCAATGGCAAGAAAAAATGTTGTCGCTCATGTGTTATGATGGCATGTGATCTGCTGGATCATCCATGGATAGAAAATTAA
- a CDS encoding response regulator, whose protein sequence is MKKNRRIVFIAIISFTIVIILMGFTIINIKDKMDNNAIDLTQNLLDNMSDKIATYHEKDEDFIKQNSTKFKNLNHAEIVHELNTIVEHHDYLNAIYLKDGVGVDANGKSITYEQLPYHDFKTDEQAISPAINGPYGVWEMVYQMPCDDQAMLYVEIPFSHYSQGNDLTFYNKYGFAALIDASSKKIVLTSKTPNVIWNYMQDANELLSEVGFDEDTQKKIYENINNDESIIIKGNVQGEEVYLSLRAVEANAQWYLCGIIPVDVIQQESGLVLKMLVYVFIWMIVSLMIVLFLIGHEIYHNIKKEKKRYEKSQLENAIYTAIAEASDQFICLYDKTEGTLEKSFYNHAVLLGLEQDILMKQPMVFHELLDSFSPDLSKRIKRKEIIETCSYETNRINPMTHEKQYLRLIVKNISIVGKDKYIFFIADISHDIMVQESLKMAALDAKQANQAKSDFLSKMSHEIRTPMNAIMGMSELALHNLDHPDKLKDYLRKITQSSTHLLGLINDILDLSKIESGKMALYEEKFILSDCISEVYNIISLQAENKHQSFHISSQNVIHDALYGDMLKLKQILINLLNNAVKYTPEQGHIDLIITEKQHTNEHLLQYEFQIIDDGIGMSKEFLNRIGQPFEQEKNQFYGKESGTGLGLSIVKNIVSIMGGVIDIKSELQQGTTICVQLAFKESENDFYKEKDQLAGMRVFLVDDDPFILNDVSVILNEFGIEVDTSLLGIEAFHQIEDAHHSEHPYDIIIIDWKLPDIDGVQLAQLIRERIGSKIPIVFITAYDYSEIEEKAYAVGVNDFIEKPLFKSRLYYALIANKAQDMKKDYDDALLKDKHILLVEDNELNLEIAKELLEMKQVRVDVAHNGQEAVDIFNSQPPFTYDVILMDIQMPVMNGYEATSMIRQSKREDAICVPIIAMSANTYADDIQTCLNKGMNAHIAKPISLDGISKTIISLWNQTKDTSNEEGRKS, encoded by the coding sequence ATGAAGAAAAATAGACGTATCGTTTTCATTGCGATAATTTCCTTTACCATAGTGATTATACTCATGGGATTTACCATTATCAATATCAAGGATAAAATGGATAATAACGCCATTGATCTTACTCAGAATCTATTAGACAACATGTCAGATAAAATTGCCACTTATCATGAAAAAGATGAAGATTTTATCAAGCAAAACAGTACAAAATTTAAGAATTTAAACCATGCGGAGATCGTGCATGAATTAAACACGATTGTAGAACACCATGATTATTTAAATGCGATATATTTAAAAGATGGAGTAGGTGTTGACGCAAATGGTAAATCCATTACTTATGAACAACTTCCTTATCATGATTTTAAAACTGATGAACAGGCTATTTCTCCTGCTATCAACGGACCTTATGGCGTATGGGAAATGGTATATCAAATGCCTTGTGATGATCAGGCAATGCTGTATGTAGAAATCCCGTTCTCTCATTATTCACAGGGCAATGATTTGACCTTCTATAATAAATATGGCTTTGCGGCACTTATCGACGCAAGCTCTAAGAAAATCGTATTGACTTCTAAAACGCCAAATGTCATCTGGAATTATATGCAGGATGCCAATGAACTGTTATCTGAAGTAGGTTTTGATGAAGATACCCAGAAAAAGATTTATGAAAACATAAACAATGATGAATCTATTATTATCAAAGGCAATGTACAGGGAGAAGAGGTTTACTTATCTTTACGTGCTGTAGAAGCCAATGCACAATGGTATCTGTGTGGTATCATACCAGTCGATGTTATTCAACAGGAATCTGGCCTTGTATTAAAGATGCTTGTCTATGTCTTTATCTGGATGATTGTTAGCTTGATGATTGTATTGTTCTTAATTGGACATGAAATTTATCATAATATCAAAAAAGAAAAGAAACGTTATGAAAAATCTCAACTAGAGAATGCGATTTATACCGCAATTGCGGAAGCCAGTGATCAATTTATCTGTCTATATGATAAAACAGAGGGAACACTGGAAAAATCCTTCTACAATCATGCTGTATTATTAGGCCTTGAACAAGATATTCTAATGAAGCAGCCGATGGTTTTCCATGAACTGTTAGACAGTTTTTCTCCTGATTTATCCAAACGTATCAAACGCAAAGAGATTATTGAAACTTGTAGCTATGAAACAAATCGTATCAACCCGATGACACATGAAAAGCAATATCTTAGATTGATTGTGAAAAACATCAGTATTGTTGGAAAGGATAAATATATTTTCTTCATCGCAGATATCAGTCATGATATCATGGTGCAGGAATCTTTGAAGATGGCAGCATTGGATGCCAAACAGGCAAATCAGGCGAAGTCTGATTTCTTATCAAAAATGAGTCATGAAATCCGTACACCGATGAATGCGATCATGGGAATGAGTGAACTTGCTTTGCATAATCTTGATCACCCGGATAAACTAAAAGATTATCTAAGAAAAATCACACAGTCCTCCACTCATTTATTAGGTTTGATCAATGATATACTGGATCTGTCAAAAATCGAAAGTGGAAAAATGGCTCTGTATGAAGAAAAATTCATATTATCCGATTGTATCAGTGAAGTATACAATATCATCAGCTTACAGGCTGAAAATAAGCATCAAAGCTTTCATATATCATCACAAAATGTTATTCATGATGCCTTATATGGAGATATGTTAAAGCTGAAACAAATATTGATCAATTTGTTGAATAATGCTGTAAAATATACTCCAGAGCAAGGACATATTGATTTAATTATCACAGAAAAGCAACATACCAATGAGCATCTATTACAATACGAATTTCAAATCATAGATGATGGCATCGGTATGAGTAAAGAATTTTTAAACCGTATCGGTCAACCATTTGAACAGGAGAAAAACCAGTTCTATGGAAAAGAAAGTGGAACCGGACTGGGCTTATCCATCGTTAAAAATATCGTTTCTATTATGGGTGGTGTGATAGACATTAAAAGTGAGCTGCAGCAAGGCACAACCATTTGTGTACAGCTTGCGTTTAAAGAATCAGAAAATGATTTCTATAAAGAAAAAGACCAGCTGGCTGGCATGCGTGTGTTCCTGGTAGATGATGATCCATTCATACTAAATGATGTCAGTGTCATTTTAAATGAATTTGGCATAGAAGTAGATACCTCCCTGTTAGGTATTGAAGCCTTCCATCAGATTGAAGATGCACATCACAGTGAACATCCTTATGATATCATCATCATTGACTGGAAACTGCCGGATATCGACGGTGTACAGCTTGCCCAATTGATACGTGAACGTATCGGCTCTAAGATTCCGATTGTATTTATCACGGCTTATGATTATAGCGAAATAGAAGAAAAAGCATATGCTGTCGGTGTCAATGATTTTATTGAAAAGCCTTTATTTAAATCTCGCTTATATTATGCCTTGATTGCGAATAAAGCACAGGATATGAAGAAGGATTATGATGATGCACTGTTAAAAGATAAACATATTTTGCTTGTGGAAGATAATGAATTGAATCTTGAAATTGCCAAAGAATTGTTGGAAATGAAACAAGTACGTGTTGATGTTGCCCATAATGGACAAGAGGCTGTAGATATATTTAACAGCCAGCCACCATTCACTTATGATGTAATTTTAATGGATATTCAGATGCCTGTGATGAATGGATATGAAGCAACGTCCATGATTCGTCAATCCAAACGTGAGGATGCCATTTGTGTACCAATCATTGCGATGAGTGCCAATACCTATGCGGATGATATACAGACATGCTTAAATAAAGGCATGAATGCACATATCGCAAAACCTATCAGTTTAGATGGAATATCTAAAACCATTATCTCATTATGGAATCAAACAAAGGACACTTCTAATGAGGAAGGGAGAAAATCATGA
- a CDS encoding SGNH/GDSL hydrolase family protein gives MRIMCFGDSNTWGYRPDNGLRYDSDERFTGILKQKLPDDEIIEEGLNGRTFVLHDPYCDYASGEAALPYLLKSHMPLDLIVIMLGTNDLKHQFQLSAEAISRGAKVLIRMIKNPYLNEKYPVPKILLVSPIHLHEEIGELEGSWFDYGKEEYEKSTQLAKYLKDIADAYDCDFMDASKFAKASSIDGMHMEKEDHAKLAQAIVDKINEIRDR, from the coding sequence ATGAGAATTATGTGTTTTGGGGATTCCAATACATGGGGATATCGCCCGGATAACGGCTTGCGTTATGATTCTGATGAACGATTTACTGGTATCTTAAAACAAAAACTACCAGATGATGAAATTATAGAAGAGGGTTTAAATGGCCGTACCTTTGTATTGCATGATCCTTATTGTGATTATGCAAGTGGAGAGGCAGCATTGCCATATTTATTGAAATCACATATGCCTTTGGATTTGATTGTGATCATGCTTGGTACCAATGATTTAAAACATCAGTTCCAATTATCAGCAGAAGCAATTTCTAGAGGTGCGAAAGTTCTGATTCGTATGATTAAAAATCCATATCTGAATGAGAAATATCCAGTACCTAAAATCTTGCTGGTATCACCCATTCATTTACATGAAGAAATCGGAGAGTTAGAAGGTTCATGGTTTGATTATGGAAAAGAAGAATATGAAAAAAGTACGCAGCTTGCGAAGTATTTGAAGGATATCGCAGATGCATATGATTGTGATTTTATGGATGCTTCAAAGTTTGCGAAAGCAAGTTCTATAGATGGTATGCATATGGAAAAAGAAGATCATGCAAAGCTAGCACAGGCAATTGTGGATAAGATAAATGAAATACGGGATCGATAA
- a CDS encoding aspartate ammonia-lyase: MEEKQLYRIERDSLGEVEVPIDALYGVQTVRATRNFPITYQKTHPMMVKSLGMVKKACALANNECGHLDDEKCKYIVQACDEVIEGKLNQWFVTDVIQGGAGTSTNMNANEVIANRAAQLAGKPLGTYDYIHPNDNVNFGQSTNDVFPTAGKLTCLFLVDGLIEEITLLEESLLDKSLEFNDVIKLGRTHLQDAVPIRMGQEFHAFATALVRDIRRIRTAFMNLKSINIGATAVGTGINTDERYKKIAVRYLSEISQIELTSAKDLIDGTRNVDPFVFAHGALKTFCVNLSKMCNDLRLMASGPKTGLSEIMLPPRQPGSSIMPGKVNPVIPEVCNQVCFQVFGNDITITKAAEAGQMELNVFEPVLFFNLFQSIDLLTHACYTLRDNCIVGIVANKEHCREVMENSLGTATALAPHIGYANASKIAKQALKENRKLKELILEHNLMTKEKLEEVLDINEMTKAGIPGMHKKSAKK, encoded by the coding sequence ATGGAAGAAAAACAACTATATCGTATTGAAAGAGATTCATTGGGAGAAGTTGAAGTACCGATTGATGCCTTATATGGTGTGCAGACAGTACGTGCAACAAGAAACTTTCCAATTACATATCAAAAAACACATCCTATGATGGTAAAATCATTGGGTATGGTAAAAAAAGCATGTGCGCTTGCCAACAATGAGTGTGGACATCTGGATGATGAAAAATGTAAATATATCGTACAGGCCTGTGATGAGGTAATTGAGGGGAAACTGAATCAATGGTTTGTGACAGATGTTATCCAAGGTGGTGCAGGAACAAGTACCAATATGAATGCCAATGAGGTAATCGCAAATCGTGCAGCGCAGCTTGCGGGCAAACCACTTGGCACATATGACTATATCCATCCAAATGACAATGTAAACTTTGGACAATCCACAAATGACGTATTTCCAACTGCCGGTAAATTAACATGTTTATTTCTGGTAGATGGTCTGATTGAAGAAATTACTTTATTAGAAGAGTCTTTACTAGATAAAAGCTTGGAATTCAATGATGTTATCAAACTTGGAAGAACTCACTTACAAGATGCCGTACCTATCCGTATGGGACAGGAATTCCATGCATTTGCGACTGCATTAGTCCGTGATATCAGAAGAATCCGTACAGCATTTATGAACTTAAAGAGTATTAATATCGGTGCGACTGCAGTAGGTACAGGTATTAATACGGATGAACGTTACAAGAAAATTGCCGTACGTTATCTATCAGAAATCTCACAGATTGAATTGACTAGTGCTAAAGATTTGATCGATGGAACAAGAAATGTCGATCCATTCGTATTTGCTCATGGAGCATTAAAAACATTCTGTGTCAACTTGTCTAAAATGTGTAATGACCTTCGTTTAATGGCATCAGGACCAAAGACAGGACTTTCAGAAATCATGCTTCCACCACGTCAGCCGGGCAGTTCTATCATGCCAGGTAAAGTCAACCCGGTTATTCCTGAAGTATGTAACCAGGTATGTTTCCAGGTATTTGGAAACGACATTACCATCACCAAAGCCGCAGAAGCAGGACAGATGGAATTAAACGTATTTGAGCCAGTATTATTCTTTAACCTGTTCCAGTCTATCGATTTATTAACACATGCATGTTATACCTTAAGAGATAACTGTATTGTAGGAATCGTGGCAAATAAAGAACACTGCCGTGAAGTCATGGAAAACTCTTTAGGAACAGCAACAGCACTTGCGCCACATATCGGTTATGCAAATGCCAGCAAGATTGCAAAACAGGCATTAAAAGAAAATCGTAAATTAAAAGAATTGATTTTGGAACATAACTTAATGACAAAAGAAAAACTGGAAGAAGTATTGGATATCAATGAAATGACCAAAGCAGGTATTCCAGGTATGCATAAGAAAAGTGCTAAGAAATAA
- a CDS encoding response regulator encodes MKKNIILIVDDIAINRDILRMAFEEKYEIMEAENGLEALEIIKHYKDRLLAVLLDIIMPKMDGFEVMHELNRLKLMDTIPVFLITSESDPTFLQKGFDLGAVDVITKPFAILFIKRRIENIIELYRHRYSLQKIVNQQIHRIQRQERELYEATRSIINTLSTAIEFRDCESGDHVYRIRDITCALLEELVKNNEYHFSSQQIELIGDASVMHDVGKISTPDYILNKPGKLTQEEFEIMKQHTIQGCELLKSINQLRNSDLYEYCYDICRHHHERYDGKGYPDGLKGDEISLWAQIVSIADVFDALISKRVYKPAYCFEETMKLINEGECGMFNPLLLKYFNNIAYDIYQKYYAKAGMTHEEK; translated from the coding sequence ATGAAGAAGAATATAATTTTAATTGTTGATGATATTGCTATCAATCGTGACATACTGCGTATGGCCTTTGAAGAGAAATATGAAATCATGGAAGCAGAGAATGGATTAGAAGCATTAGAAATTATTAAACATTATAAAGATCGTTTATTAGCGGTTCTTTTAGATATCATCATGCCAAAAATGGATGGTTTTGAAGTAATGCATGAATTAAATCGTTTAAAGCTGATGGATACTATTCCTGTTTTTTTGATTACCTCTGAAAGTGATCCTACTTTTCTTCAAAAGGGATTTGACTTAGGTGCTGTGGATGTTATCACAAAACCTTTTGCGATTTTATTTATTAAACGAAGAATTGAAAACATCATTGAATTATATCGCCATCGTTATTCTCTACAGAAGATTGTGAACCAGCAGATTCATCGTATCCAGCGACAAGAGCGTGAATTATATGAAGCAACCAGATCCATTATCAACACGTTATCCACAGCAATTGAATTTCGTGATTGTGAATCTGGAGATCATGTATATCGTATCCGTGATATCACCTGTGCTTTACTGGAAGAACTCGTAAAAAATAATGAATATCATTTTTCCAGCCAGCAAATCGAATTGATTGGAGATGCATCGGTTATGCATGATGTTGGAAAGATTTCCACACCTGACTATATATTGAATAAACCTGGCAAATTGACACAGGAAGAATTTGAAATTATGAAGCAGCATACCATTCAGGGATGTGAATTGTTGAAAAGTATAAATCAGTTAAGAAACAGTGATCTATATGAGTATTGTTACGACATCTGCCGACATCATCATGAACGCTATGATGGAAAAGGATATCCGGATGGCTTAAAGGGTGATGAGATATCTTTATGGGCACAGATTGTTTCCATTGCGGATGTATTTGATGCGCTGATCTCTAAGCGTGTATATAAACCGGCTTATTGTTTTGAGGAAACAATGAAGCTGATCAATGAGGGAGAATGTGGTATGTTTAACCCTTTGTTACTGAAATATTTCAACAATATCGCCTATGATATTTATCAAAAGTATTATGCAAAGGCAGGTATGACGCATGAAGAAAAATAG
- a CDS encoding C_GCAxxG_C_C family protein: MDKKELAVNKYKSGYNCAQAIACAYAEELNMSEEQAFRLMEGFGKGMSFYGHTCGACSAMVLVSSYLCTPDMKTINAVKNDTYPVIKPMIEAFKEENGYIDCFDILKHGEPGTEDGKRLCCIHCVEHAVDNIESLRMKGK; this comes from the coding sequence ATGGATAAAAAAGAATTGGCAGTAAACAAATATAAAAGTGGTTATAATTGTGCGCAGGCAATTGCTTGTGCGTATGCGGAAGAATTAAATATGAGTGAGGAACAGGCATTTCGTTTGATGGAAGGCTTCGGTAAAGGCATGAGTTTTTATGGTCATACATGTGGTGCTTGTAGTGCAATGGTACTTGTATCAAGCTATTTGTGTACACCAGATATGAAAACAATCAATGCGGTAAAAAATGATACGTATCCGGTGATTAAACCAATGATTGAAGCGTTTAAAGAAGAAAACGGATATATTGACTGTTTTGATATTTTAAAACATGGAGAACCAGGTACAGAAGATGGAAAACGTTTATGTTGTATCCATTGTGTGGAACATGCTGTGGATAATATTGAATCATTGAGGATGAAAGGAAAATAG
- a CDS encoding thioredoxin produces MKKYLCIAMCVLTLLMTGCSPKERLIDINLQQMQEKMKNKETFVLVFTQPECGYCKAFKTMLDTYLPDHDVTIYDLSIDKEILTDEELKKLLADIRVYFPDMTATPDLYYVKDGKIVDHFDIDKNDLSKEEDFNAWVDKYELNKDIDYSKETK; encoded by the coding sequence ATGAAGAAATATTTGTGTATCGCAATGTGTGTGTTGACACTGCTTATGACAGGGTGTTCACCAAAGGAAAGATTAATTGATATAAATCTGCAACAGATGCAGGAAAAAATGAAAAATAAAGAAACATTTGTATTAGTATTTACGCAGCCAGAATGTGGATATTGTAAAGCATTTAAAACGATGTTAGATACATATCTTCCAGATCATGATGTGACAATATATGATTTATCTATTGATAAAGAAATCTTGACGGATGAAGAATTAAAAAAACTACTAGCAGATATTCGGGTTTATTTCCCAGATATGACAGCGACACCAGATCTATATTATGTAAAAGATGGAAAAATTGTAGATCATTTCGATATTGATAAGAACGATTTATCTAAGGAAGAAGATTTTAATGCCTGGGTAGATAAATATGAATTAAATAAAGATATTGATTATTCAAAAGAAACAAAATAA